accgggcggcctgaccggtactaaatagcagCCCACTTAGTACCGTCCAAGCGGTACCGGGCCGGCGcccggtacaaaccgggggttccGGCGCGGTACCTATGCAActttttctagcagtgtgcCCACGCAAGTTTCTTCCAGCCTCTCCATGCAAAGACACAACATTCCACGTAGGGAGTCACCAACACCCACAACACTCGCATGTGCCATCTGCACCCGCGACACGGGTCACCACAGTCATTGAGTTGTTCAACCCTTTCTGTGCTGCTGGTGGCTCGATGTACACGTGCCTACCAAACAACAGGGGCACATGTGTCCTTTACTATTCGGGAAGGGGCACATGTACACGTTGCTCGCAGTGTATTTTTGGGAACGGAGCTAGTATATTTAGAAATGGAGATATATAGTACTAATAAGTAACAACGAACTTGGTACTTGCAGAACAATTAGAAATTGGGATAAGGTAGGTAGCTTGCTGTTTCTTTCTCCGACGGTAGGCATGAAGCTCGACGGAGCCGGTGCTAGAGGTGGCGGAGTGGGCACGGCACTAAGCGAGAGATTATAGAAGGCGTAAAACTCCACCCGCAGATAGCAGTTGTAGCCGAGCATCTCCCCTCCCCGGTTGCGTATCTCGAGCTGCTCCGTCGAGTTCCACAAGCACAGGGCGCACTCCGATGCCGTTCGGTCCCGCATGCACTGGACCATCCCGTACATGGTGCCGTTGGGGGATCCACGGTCGTCGTACACCGCCTCTCCCGTCGCAAACATCGGCACTGCCGACGCCAACTCCGACGAGCCACCGTTGGCGGCGAGATCAGAGATTTTGATCACGAGATTAAGGTATGTACTATTCCTTTGGAATACGTCCTTCCCGAAGACGTTCTGGTGGTTGTAGAGCGCCTGCCGGAAGCCTTCCTCGTAGGTGGTGGACGTGTCGGTGTCCGCGTAGCTGAGGAAGCACTTGTACCAGATccccgcgcggcggtggcggttgcTGCCAGGCGCGGACCtaggaatttatttttttaattatttgggAACCAATCatgctaatttatataaaaatttaatcaaaattcaaatattcAATATAAATTTGGGAATCATAGGGGACAGGCCCCTGCCCGCgccccctgtctccgcccctggtTGCTACTGCAGTGTCTGTCGATGTGGAGCGCAGCCCTCTGGAGGCACCGGGAGCAGACGTCCAGCGCGGAGTCGCCGCGGCAGAGGCTCCGGAGTCCGGACGAAGCCGCGGCTGGTTCCCTCGCCGCGGGACAGGGAAGCGAAgcctgtgggcgcggccgcggaCGGCAGGGCTCGCCGCGGGACAGGGAAGCGAAGCCCGTGGGCGCGGCCGCGGACGGCAGGGCGTGCAGTAGCGCGAGCACGTTGGAGGGGAAGGTGCTGTTgacggtggagggcggcggcgacgacgaaaacggcgccggcgccgacgcctgAGAGGGGCAGTCGAGCCATGTGAAACGACTCGTGGTGTCCCTGGAGGTAGCAACGGTGAGGCTCACCACAGCCACGGCGAGGAGGACCAGGCGACGGCCGTCGCGGGATAAAGACGAGGGCATGGTGTTTGGAGGAGGTAGCTCTCATGACGAACGAATGGTCATCGATCTTACTTGGATATTTGGTGTGTGATCGAGGCAGGTGGAAGCTCTTCCCCGGCGTAGACAGTAGACTTCGCAAAGACtttgactctctctctctctctcctccctctatCATATTGCACGTCGTGCAACCGTGTTGTCAACGTAACTGGACTGGCCATAGGTTGAACACGTGCAATGTTGATCAGACTAGTAGGGAAACTCACATTCATACCTCTCatttattttgaattttttttataatactTAGATCGAGAACTAATGctcacattagtaccgggtttaAATTATGTGAATGTCACTACTACAAAAGCGATTTTTTGGGGCGGGTAAAAacctatttttaggggcggacgtGACACCCGCCCCTAGTTTTCGCAGCAAAAAATCGGATTTGTAGGGATGAGTAATATGACAGCTgtaaggatcgggtgctctagactaagagggggagggggtgaattaggcactcaaAAAAACTTAGACTtatagctccaactagtttgcacaaaacttaaactaaaacaagctatctagatatgcaactatggttgttctagtgtgaaatccctatcccaaaagagtttagcaacctatagtctttcctatcaagaaactattctatgaatgtaaaggcacacaaattgctagtatgaaatgcggaagcttaaagagcgggataggagaaagaaaactcttgacgcaggtgtttatcccgtggttcggttagccacaaaggcacacctacatccacattgttgtagcactcactaagagtattgctactcggccaccaagtctcttctgtgaacacaatcacggtcataTTGGCCCCGGGtaccactaaggagcttctccacaaaggatgggggtctccacgtcccccgcacaaagtgtcgtcaccgctccacaccaagtcggagggtcgatgacgttgccggcgagcttcacaactccaaggggccggcgcaccaagctcttcttttggttcactaaagaaccacagcacaaaggcttaaggccttgcaatctcactcactaagagctaatctagcactcacactttacaaggcTAGTGCTaaaggctaaggatatgatcaatgggctcttgtatggcttggagatgatcttgggtgtgtgtgtgattTCTagtaactccagcaagcttcaaatggtcgggggatgccatatatataggcctccaagtcgtggagccgttgttccaacggtcagcaaaatTCTGCgaaccatcggatgaaccgatgcctctggctgtggtagcgtcggttcatccggtcactcccAGCAACTGAAGTAGCTGTTGGCTTCTCTGATACAGTTGCAGCAACTCCTGGGAAACCTCAGTTGAACCGATGATTaggacgtcggttcaaccggtcacacatagcaactggactagccgttgggctcttctcttctgctgacatCATTGCTCCGATgctccgtcggttgaaccggtgctgaagaatcttctccttggcgcttgacatcgtctctggaatatagtatgcccaatgcaccgatgcttgacgtgatgccgtcggttcaaccggtgcctcgcatgattttcacttgatcttcagAGGCGCTCAGACTTGCATCAAacaccagggcgtcggatcttccgacaaccatcagcgttcttccggtgctactggtttctgtagaactcatccaattcagcgtttctttgagttctttcttcgtgttttgctttgcatggcctttttacttcatccctaggatctagaaatgttcacttaataaaaccattagtcccattgattgtgttgtcattcgatcaccaaaatcactcgaaatggcataaatggtgccatgttcgttacaatcgcccctacaaataatttgGAGGGACGGGTCATGGGctcacccacccctacaaatcgatttgcaGGGACGGGTGAGGTCAtgacccgtccctacaaattattttccaaaacataaaaaatagaaaaaaaactcaaaaacagcaaaataaaaaagagaaaatattcCTACTAACCGACCACCACCACAAGCCCCTCTCCTATCGAGTTACAATTTTTTTGACGAGATATGCACACTTGCGTAAACCATAATTCGAACCACCTACCTCAAGTGTAAGGAACATGgtcccattaggccattgtttgtgattttggtgattgagtgacactgcaatcaatggaactaatgagtttgtcaagtggatatttatagatcccaaggatgaagcaaaaggccaagcaaagaaaaacacgaagaaagaactcaaagaaatatcgaattggacgagttctacagaAACCAGTAgcataggttgaaccggtgactaAGCACCGGTCTAACTGGTACGTTTGGGATACACCGGTGCCCtatcaccggtgcaatgggccGTGCAATGCCCAGCCAAATAGAGAAGTTCAAGTAGCACCGATTGAACCAGTGGTGCCAAAgttgaggcatcggtgcaatcaccATGCCTTcactcagagagcatgtttggcgtACAAGTGAGCGAgatgcaaaagcagctggtacctttggcaagcggcgatcaaaggtaaagggtttggtaccgggttaaaacatcacccggtaccaaaacctcagtataggcaccggttaatgccaccaaccggtaccaaaagaacaaggaggaataggtaccggttgctggaaccaaccggtgcctaaagggcggacaatggcaccgggttttgccatgaccgggtgccgccacgtgcccacaaaaaaggcaccggttggtaacttcaaccggtgcctatgcctattgtttggcaccggttgttgagaaccaaccggtgcctttgagtcacgcctataaataccccaacccctccccccctccaagctgccgtgaactcactgttcatggcagctgagtgaggggaggggaggcgattttgttttttaaaaaaaggttagttGTTTTtttccataacttagcaattggtttttagaagcagttatcacttaatttagtttatacatgtgataattatttttagttgtagcattttatttTAGTTATATgggttatcaatttatttgatatgtgaatactatcaaattattatatttatatgttttatcaatttatttgataagtgaatagtatctatttattatagttatatgcattatcaattatatatttgaattcaaattttgtatggaaatattatcaattacatatacaagggtgctttatttagttcccttcaaaattccaaaactttacaagattccacagTCGAGATGCATGCTGAGCAAATTCGAGACCCGCAGCTCAGCTAGGCCAGAAGGCCACATGCGTCACTTtttgtacaaaaatataaagttccatatagagaaacaaagtttttacacagtcatgcagtcagaaggccatatgcattgttataattttgtagttcaCTTTTATTAATAGTGTATTCaatattagttataaattggtagtatgaatgaactatttgtacactacaatgatgtatataaatgtattgtggacccagatgagtcagcaatggatgtacatggttgaccggcgttcaaaggagttcattgatggcgtgcatgaattcatagaagcggccgagaaacacaagtatggcggttttgttcgttgtccatgcaaattctgtaagaatgagaaggattactcatcatcaagaaccatccacagtcacttgttcaatagtggtttcatgccgaactactatgtttggattAAGCATGGtgaaagaggaattatgctggataataatgtagaagaagaggacaggattcttgactttgcagccaattataatgtctttttcaatgacactgcaatgggtgagcctgaagaagatattgaaggatacgttgtagaagatgatcttggtcagttGCTGCGCGAAACTGAgtaaggttgcgaaacagaaaaggaatcgagagatctgaagcgtatattggaggactacagaacattgttgtaccctaattgcaaacaagaccaaaagaagttgggtacgacattagaattgttgcaatggaaggcatcaaatggtttgtctgacaagggattcgaggagttgctgaaacttataaaaaacttactccctgagggtaacaccttgccggcgacaacatacgaggcaaaaaaaagttgtttgtcctttaggattagaggcacagaagatacatgtttgtcctaatgactgcatcctatatcgaggtgagtataaaaatttggattcatgccctgtatgcaacgcatgccggtataagatccctcgagatgatctaggcaacgttgaggggatgcgtgtcaagaagagggctcctgccaaggtgatgtggtatttccctctaataccatgtctgaaatgtttgttcatgaacaaaacgaatgttaaattgatgcgatggcacaaagaagaacgtaagcaagacaatatgttgaaacaccccgctgatgggtcgcagtggagaaaagtggacaaaacattcccaacatttgcaaatatataagattcggcttaagtacggatggcatgaatccttacggtgagcagagcagtggccatagtacctggcctatgatactctgtatatacaaccttcctccctggttgtgtatgaagcggaaattcatgatgatgccggtgcttatccccggcccaaagcaacccggtaacgatatagatgtgtatctgaaaccactgattgaggatcttctattgttgtggaaagaggagggtgttcgtatgtgggatgcgcacgcagaggatcattttaacattcgtgcattgcttttcgtaaccaccaatgattggccagcactaagtaacctctctggacaatccaataagggttatagggcatgcacccattgtttagaagaaaccgacagcacgtacctcaagcactgtaggaagatcgtgtatatgggtcatcgtcgatttcttccaatcaagcacccattaaggaggaggcgtgctcactacgatggaaaggcataTCATCGTACCAAGACTAGGCactgttgtgggaaaatggtgtttgaaatggtcaaagatataaaagtagtatttggaaaaggacccggcagcagatcagtgcagagtgatgacggacgtgcacctatgtggaagaagaagagtattttttgggagttaccttattgggaagtcttagatgtccgccacgcaattgatgtgatgcacctaacaaaaaatctttgtgtgaaccttctaggcttccttggtgtctacagtaagccaaaggatacattggaagcgcggcaagatcttcaacgtatgaaacaatgggccgccctacatccagaaaaaagggataaaggacatcattatctaggtcctgcgtgctacactcttagtaaggatgagaagcaaagtatgttcgactgtttgaacagtatcaaggtcccatcaggcaactcttcgaatataaagaggctactgaacttgaaagacaggaaattcgcacacgtaaagtcccatgactgtcacatgttgatgacgcaattgattccagttgcacttagaggtattctaccagcttatgttcgagcaacaattataAAGCTATGCGGCATtataaagtcccatgactgtcacatgtttaagcaggctacaagaggatgttgtccaaagtttagtcagtcttgaaatgatatttcctccatcattcttcaatattatgatgcatcttctagttcacctggtcaaagagattggtattctctgacctattttccttcataatatgttcacttttgaacgatactttgcagtcctaaagaaatacgttcgtaatcgggctcgtccagaagaaagcattgcgaagggttacgtcacagaggaggtcattgagttttgtgctgactatgtggaagaactctgcccaattgggattccagtatcacgtcatgaggggcggctgattgaaaagggcacacttggaagaaaatcaataaatgccacagatcatgccacgttgagcaaagcacatctcacagttctgcaacaatcagccttggtggctccatacatggacgagcacatgcaaattgtgcgaagcatataccctttgaagtctgagacatggaattacaaaacatcataacgatacattcgccacctggttgcagaaggaagtcatggccaatgatcaaattcatgagcagctagcttggctagccaggggtccggcaaattcaatcctgatgtaccaaggatatgaaattaatggttacacattttatacaagagcccaagataacaagagcaccaatcaaaatagtggtgtctgtatagatgccaccgactctagtggccaaacgaactcatattttggttacattgaagagatctggggactcgactatgggccgttgaagatacctctatttcgttgtcaaagggttaaactcacaggaaaaggtgtcgatatcaacgagtacggaatgacaacggtagacctcaaagagcttggctaccaagacgaaccattcgtcctagctaaagatgtcactcaagttttctatgtacaggatatgtctagcaaaccgagaaaggacaagtccaggaataaatcaagttttgtaggtgccggagatgagccaaagcgccatattgttctggcaggaaaaaagaaaattgtgggagtcgacgatgtcacagatgaagaagaaaacaataaggttgaagatatgactccgtttgcagtggaggttgacacaagtattcttttagccgaagaggaggctccgtacgcacgtcatgatcataatgaagggacgattgtaaagcgaaccatccttaatattcccttagttgaatgattatgtcgtgtaatattttctgtgaacattatcagatttcttatgtaatgaattgatttattgtgcaattaaatgatttattatgtaattatttgatttattatgatttattatgcaattaaaatgattagttatgcacctaaatg
The Panicum virgatum strain AP13 chromosome 6N, P.virgatum_v5, whole genome shotgun sequence genome window above contains:
- the LOC120679951 gene encoding uncharacterized protein LOC120679951, whose protein sequence is MPSSLSRDGRRLVLLAVAVVSLTVATSRDTTSRFTWLDCPSQASAPAPFSSSPPPSTVNSTFPSNVLALLHALPSAAAPTGFASLSRGEPCRPRPRPQASLPCPAAREPAAASSGLRSLCRGDSALDVCSRCLQRAALHIDRHCSSNQGRRQGARAGACPL